One Olsenella sp. oral taxon 807 DNA segment encodes these proteins:
- a CDS encoding winged-helix domain-containing protein, with protein sequence MHHKNILLLAKTTRYVERMRELRQPLDVSILHMAPDDFEEAINSGRKFDLIILDTDGLGQEMLNSLDDFIADSGYIPTLVVQDESMLPSLRLPVQGRSDFILDSAGQAELAVRCSMLLRPGDQSASSDIIAVDNMKINLATYQVYIDDEPVDLTLMEYSLLSFLATHPSRAYSRETLLHRVWGFEYCGGTRTVDVHIRRVRSKIGPLIAAHIVTVRGVGYLFRI encoded by the coding sequence ATGCACCATAAGAACATCTTGCTGCTGGCCAAGACCACGCGCTACGTTGAGCGTATGCGCGAGCTTAGGCAACCGCTCGATGTGTCGATTCTGCATATGGCTCCAGATGACTTCGAGGAGGCAATCAACTCTGGGCGTAAGTTTGACCTCATCATCCTCGACACTGATGGGCTTGGCCAGGAGATGCTCAACTCCTTGGATGACTTCATCGCTGACAGTGGCTATATCCCCACTCTCGTGGTCCAGGATGAGAGCATGCTGCCGAGTCTCCGTCTGCCTGTGCAGGGAAGGAGTGACTTCATCCTCGACAGTGCGGGCCAAGCCGAGCTCGCGGTGAGGTGCTCCATGCTCCTGAGGCCAGGAGACCAGAGCGCCTCCTCAGACATCATCGCGGTTGATAACATGAAGATCAATCTGGCAACCTACCAGGTCTATATTGATGACGAGCCGGTTGACCTCACGCTCATGGAGTATTCGTTGCTGTCGTTTTTGGCGACGCATCCCTCTCGGGCGTACTCGCGTGAGACGCTGCTGCATCGGGTCTGGGGTTTCGAGTACTGCGGTGGCACGCGCACCGTTGATGTCCACATCAGGCGCGTGCGCTCCAAGATCGGGCCGCTCATCGCAGCTCACATTGTGACGGTACGCGGCGTGGGCTACCTCTTCAGGATCTAG
- a CDS encoding amino acid ABC transporter ATP-binding protein codes for MQMQTRKGIGIHRPSSQEVPAALPADEAARIAFEHDQSLSRHRFVEGEHPVVRIEHLGKTFTDVPVLRDVNLNVWNGEIVVVLGPSGSGKSTMLRCINLLEQPTQGHILVGDQELTGASKANLSLLRRDVGMVFQSFNLFPHLSAKENVVIGQMKVLRKSREEAEREAMRQLEAVGLADRADYRPPQLSGGQQQRVAIARAVAMHPKVLLFDEPTSALDPELVRGVLAVMRELALNGDMTMIVVTHEMGFARDVADRVVFMEGGVIVEQGLPEDVFDHPKEARTKEFLGSIK; via the coding sequence ATGCAGATGCAGACTAGGAAAGGGATCGGTATCCACCGCCCGTCGTCACAAGAGGTGCCTGCGGCGCTTCCCGCAGACGAGGCGGCGAGAATCGCCTTCGAGCACGACCAGAGTCTCTCCCGGCACCGCTTCGTTGAGGGGGAGCACCCCGTCGTGCGCATCGAGCACCTGGGCAAGACCTTTACGGATGTGCCCGTCCTGCGTGACGTGAACCTCAACGTCTGGAACGGGGAGATCGTCGTCGTGCTGGGACCCTCCGGCTCAGGCAAGTCAACGATGCTGCGCTGCATCAACCTCCTCGAGCAGCCCACACAGGGTCATATCCTGGTGGGCGACCAAGAGCTCACCGGTGCGAGCAAGGCGAACCTCTCGCTGCTCCGGCGCGACGTCGGTATGGTCTTTCAGTCCTTCAACCTCTTTCCGCATCTCTCGGCCAAGGAGAACGTCGTCATCGGCCAGATGAAGGTCCTGCGCAAGTCGCGTGAGGAGGCCGAGCGAGAGGCCATGAGGCAGCTTGAGGCCGTCGGCTTGGCGGATCGCGCCGACTACAGGCCTCCCCAGCTCTCCGGTGGCCAGCAACAGCGCGTTGCCATCGCGCGTGCCGTTGCCATGCACCCCAAGGTGCTCCTCTTCGACGAGCCCACCTCCGCGCTCGATCCCGAGCTCGTGCGGGGTGTTCTGGCGGTCATGCGCGAGCTTGCGCTCAACGGCGACATGACGATGATCGTCGTCACCCACGAGATGGGATTTGCCCGAGACGTGGCTGATCGTGTGGTCTTCATGGAGGGTGGCGTCATCGTCGAGCAGGGCCTTCCCGAGGACGTCTTCGATCACCCCAAGGAGGCGCGTACCAAGGAATTCCTAGGCAGCATCAAGTAA
- a CDS encoding ABC transporter substrate-binding protein/permease encodes MRVRASSGRLPKRVAWVAALVLVLACVFTMALAGCNGPSHSAEGPGSGNEAAYALVKPGKLTVVSDLANPPFDYYDSANVPAGFEVELMQAVAQKMGLECEYLPAQKFDSIIPMIKQGGRADVGASNFTITDERLKEIDFTDAYIDSNQGIVTSSDIADTVASDYGSVLNVPGVSVAVQSGTTGESWAQENLPAASIKSLDDPVTALTGVQSGQFTAAIADLPVMQYEVKNSFSSLKVALQVPTGEQYGIVVSKDNPNLTAAVNEALEACTSDGTIDALEAKWFGNADASQITATAAMAGAAVDSSGTGSVAVSKATARPNESGGSGVIGGEGTRLTWEGTVHVDSGISSVTLTLPDKASFDGSSTRITVLEGLKRQGVEGSASANGNTLTVSFAKPVANGSLLRLEVTNMSFPDAGGSYVVTGSYTTGEGQTASLMDSSPIAVIANTPLQRVVNWLDGQAWVSAWNSVPFLNMFFKPQLLVTSFASLFPGWLLCLFIVVLAYPLAIVLGLAFSLMKISQHRLLRAIASVYINVLRGTPLFLQIYIAFFGLPMLGVNIDNTMLAIAVVAINSSSYQAEIYRAGIQSIPQGQYEAASSLGMTRLMTMVWIILPQTVRRVIPTVTSDFITSYKDTSLFSSVGVMELMMYSKNLTTTTGNITPYIAAAVFYLIVTLPLIKVVNIVERRLSNAEQGLGARPKVDGAPLPEETSTKGDESLTTHGGVGDADAD; translated from the coding sequence ATGAGGGTGAGAGCTTCGTCTGGGCGTCTCCCTAAGAGGGTGGCGTGGGTTGCTGCCTTGGTCCTGGTCTTGGCCTGTGTCTTTACGATGGCACTGGCAGGGTGTAATGGGCCCTCTCACTCTGCTGAGGGTCCAGGTTCGGGCAACGAGGCTGCCTATGCGCTCGTGAAGCCCGGCAAGCTGACTGTTGTCTCGGACTTGGCCAACCCACCCTTCGACTACTACGACTCAGCGAATGTCCCTGCCGGATTTGAGGTGGAACTCATGCAGGCCGTGGCCCAGAAGATGGGCCTTGAGTGCGAGTACCTCCCGGCGCAGAAGTTCGACTCCATCATCCCCATGATCAAGCAGGGTGGCAGGGCCGACGTCGGTGCGTCTAACTTCACGATCACCGACGAGCGTCTCAAGGAGATTGACTTCACGGACGCCTATATAGATTCCAACCAGGGTATTGTCACCTCATCCGACATCGCCGATACGGTCGCCTCTGACTACGGTTCTGTGCTTAACGTCCCGGGTGTCTCCGTTGCGGTTCAGTCAGGCACGACGGGGGAGTCGTGGGCGCAGGAAAACCTGCCCGCCGCGTCCATCAAGTCGCTTGACGATCCCGTGACGGCACTTACAGGCGTGCAGAGCGGCCAGTTCACGGCTGCCATCGCGGATCTTCCCGTCATGCAGTACGAGGTCAAGAACTCCTTTTCCTCCCTCAAGGTTGCACTTCAGGTTCCCACAGGAGAGCAGTACGGCATCGTCGTATCGAAGGATAATCCCAACCTTACGGCTGCCGTCAACGAGGCGCTCGAGGCATGCACGTCAGACGGCACCATCGACGCGCTCGAGGCCAAGTGGTTCGGCAATGCCGACGCGTCGCAGATCACGGCGACCGCCGCTATGGCAGGGGCTGCCGTAGACTCATCCGGTACGGGCAGTGTCGCCGTCTCGAAGGCGACGGCACGTCCCAACGAGAGCGGTGGCTCCGGTGTCATTGGCGGAGAGGGCACGAGGCTCACCTGGGAGGGCACGGTCCACGTTGACTCGGGTATCTCGTCCGTGACCCTGACGCTGCCGGATAAGGCAAGCTTCGACGGCTCCTCGACGCGCATCACGGTGCTCGAGGGTCTCAAGCGTCAAGGCGTCGAAGGCAGCGCCTCGGCGAACGGCAATACCCTTACGGTGAGCTTTGCCAAGCCGGTGGCCAACGGCTCGCTGTTGCGCCTCGAGGTCACGAACATGAGCTTTCCCGACGCTGGTGGCAGCTATGTCGTCACGGGCTCCTATACGACCGGCGAGGGCCAGACGGCATCCCTCATGGACTCAAGTCCCATTGCCGTCATCGCAAACACTCCCTTGCAGCGGGTCGTGAACTGGCTCGACGGCCAGGCCTGGGTTAGTGCCTGGAACTCCGTCCCCTTCCTCAACATGTTTTTCAAGCCCCAGCTCTTGGTGACGTCGTTCGCATCTCTCTTCCCGGGCTGGTTGCTCTGCCTGTTCATCGTCGTCCTTGCCTATCCTCTTGCCATCGTCTTGGGTCTCGCGTTCTCACTCATGAAAATCTCGCAGCACCGCCTTTTGCGCGCCATTGCGAGCGTATACATCAACGTCTTGCGTGGGACCCCCCTTTTCCTGCAGATCTACATCGCCTTCTTTGGCCTTCCGATGCTTGGTGTCAACATCGACAACACGATGCTCGCCATCGCCGTCGTCGCTATCAACTCCTCGTCCTACCAGGCCGAGATCTATCGGGCCGGCATCCAGTCCATACCGCAGGGACAGTACGAGGCGGCCTCGTCTTTGGGTATGACACGTCTGATGACGATGGTCTGGATCATCCTGCCTCAGACCGTTCGCCGCGTCATCCCTACCGTCACGAGTGACTTCATCACCTCCTACAAGGATACGTCACTGTTTTCCTCCGTGGGCGTCATGGAGCTCATGATGTACTCCAAGAACCTCACGACCACGACGGGCAACATTACCCCCTACATCGCCGCAGCTGTCTTCTACCTCATCGTCACGCTGCCCCTCATCAAGGTGGTCAACATCGTGGAGCGACGCCTCTCCAATGCCGAACAAGGTCTGGGCGCACGACCTAAGGTGGATGGCGCACCCCTGCCAGAGGAGACCTCGACAAAGGGCGACGAGTCCCTTACAACGCACGGAGGTGTCGGTGATGCAGATGCAGACTAG
- a CDS encoding glutamine synthetase family protein translates to MSDDRNIDFVLRTVEKRDVRFIRLCFTDVLGNLKSFSISSENLEEAFEEGIGFDGSSIEGFVAADESDMLAFPDATTFQVLPRRQQKYGVARMFCEVRTPDRKPFEGDPRSVLQRVFVTVDEMGYVMNVGPKLDYFYLHETDDATPIPADHAGYFDLTSSDSATDLRRETTLALEQLSIPVAYSYHSNAPSQNAIELRYAEAVTCADNIMTARLIIRQQAHAHGLMASFMPKPFSGTSGSGMYLYQSLFDHEGTNLFWGPKSEHVAHLSELGRSYVAGLLKYASEFLLVTNPTVNSYKRLVANGEVPIFATWGRKNRAALVRVPTHKPGKHQATRVELRSPDPAANPYLAIAASLAAGVRGIMEGLKLPEESFSGLEDLGERELTRRGIHRLPRTLGEAIKSFDKSELMRETLGGHICDYLVEQKWREWDEYCSVVTDWERKTYYAGI, encoded by the coding sequence ATGAGCGATGACAGGAACATCGACTTCGTCTTGCGTACGGTCGAGAAGCGTGACGTGAGGTTCATACGCCTATGCTTCACCGATGTGCTCGGCAACCTCAAGTCGTTTTCGATATCCTCCGAAAACCTTGAAGAGGCATTCGAGGAGGGAATCGGTTTCGACGGATCCTCCATAGAGGGTTTTGTGGCCGCTGACGAGTCAGACATGCTCGCCTTTCCCGACGCGACGACCTTTCAGGTGCTGCCACGACGTCAGCAAAAGTACGGCGTCGCGCGCATGTTCTGTGAGGTGCGCACCCCTGATCGTAAGCCCTTCGAGGGTGATCCTCGCTCCGTCCTCCAGCGTGTGTTCGTAACGGTGGACGAGATGGGCTACGTCATGAACGTGGGACCCAAGCTTGACTACTTCTACCTGCACGAGACCGATGATGCCACCCCGATCCCAGCAGACCACGCCGGTTACTTCGACCTTACCTCGTCGGACTCCGCAACCGACCTCAGGCGTGAGACGACGCTTGCCCTCGAGCAGCTCTCCATTCCCGTCGCGTATTCCTACCACAGCAACGCACCCTCGCAAAACGCGATAGAGCTGCGCTATGCAGAGGCCGTGACCTGTGCCGACAACATCATGACGGCACGATTGATCATCCGCCAGCAGGCTCACGCGCACGGCCTTATGGCCTCCTTCATGCCTAAGCCCTTTTCGGGAACATCGGGATCTGGCATGTACCTCTATCAGTCCCTCTTCGACCATGAGGGCACAAACCTCTTTTGGGGCCCAAAGAGCGAACATGTCGCTCACCTCTCTGAGTTGGGCCGCAGCTACGTCGCGGGACTCCTCAAGTATGCCTCGGAGTTCCTGCTCGTCACGAACCCCACGGTCAACTCCTACAAGAGGCTCGTCGCCAATGGGGAGGTACCCATCTTCGCGACCTGGGGTCGCAAGAACCGTGCGGCCCTCGTGCGCGTGCCCACACATAAGCCTGGCAAGCACCAGGCGACCCGTGTCGAGCTCAGGAGTCCTGACCCCGCCGCCAATCCGTATTTGGCGATCGCAGCCTCGCTCGCTGCGGGCGTGCGCGGCATCATGGAGGGCCTCAAACTTCCGGAGGAGTCCTTCTCGGGCCTTGAGGACCTGGGTGAGCGGGAGCTTACGCGGCGAGGCATCCATCGTCTGCCGCGCACACTTGGCGAGGCGATCAAGAGCTTTGACAAGAGCGAGCTCATGCGTGAGACGCTTGGCGGACACATCTGCGACTATCTCGTGGAGCAGAAGTGGCGCGAGTGGGACGAGTACTGTTCGGTCGTGACCGACTGGGAGCGCAAGACCTACTACGCGGGCATCTAG
- a CDS encoding flavodoxin domain-containing protein: MSKVAVVYWTQTGNTEAMANAIAEAAGADAIDVADFDAGQVADFDAFAFGCPAMGSEELDPDFEEVWNDCVPKFAQKPVALFGSYDWGNGEWMDTWKSEAEDAGVNIIDTVIANLEPDDEAIEQLKALGAKLAG, translated from the coding sequence ATGAGTAAGGTTGCGGTCGTGTATTGGACCCAGACGGGCAATACCGAGGCAATGGCGAACGCCATCGCCGAGGCTGCCGGCGCCGACGCCATCGACGTCGCCGACTTCGATGCGGGTCAGGTAGCCGACTTCGACGCCTTCGCCTTCGGTTGCCCGGCGATGGGATCTGAGGAGCTCGATCCGGATTTCGAGGAGGTTTGGAACGATTGCGTCCCCAAGTTCGCCCAGAAGCCTGTTGCCCTCTTTGGTAGCTATGATTGGGGCAACGGCGAGTGGATGGATACATGGAAGTCAGAGGCCGAAGATGCCGGCGTCAACATCATTGATACGGTCATCGCCAACCTCGAGCCTGACGATGAGGCAATCGAGCAGCTTAAGGCCCTCGGGGCGAAGCTTGCGGGATAG
- a CDS encoding DUF3793 family protein: MSGQSAMDASCGSDGLSACNSVEDVLNNGFAVTFVRSSATVIAGAKPAAVFSFCPKGVLGAAGGYMGRAVGHHEGLVRAKLRSVLCAYARELPRHGIRLEVVGARAGRVQLLVWRGELVSRVLADPDRSDFLQRLGHGLDAGELMRSLRRRLCEYHLGLRSEFPHEIGLVLGYPLEDVIGFMSGKEETCRGLWRVYGDPARARRRFEFLRRIERRCRNSFASGISLGCLLAEPLLA; the protein is encoded by the coding sequence ATGAGTGGGCAAAGTGCAATGGACGCGAGTTGTGGGAGCGATGGACTGAGCGCCTGCAACTCTGTGGAGGATGTGTTGAACAATGGCTTTGCCGTCACCTTTGTTCGCAGCTCCGCCACCGTCATTGCGGGAGCCAAGCCGGCGGCCGTCTTCTCCTTTTGCCCCAAGGGCGTGTTAGGGGCTGCGGGAGGATACATGGGGAGGGCCGTGGGTCACCACGAGGGTCTTGTGCGTGCGAAGCTGCGCTCGGTTCTTTGCGCCTACGCGCGCGAGCTTCCCCGGCACGGCATTCGTCTTGAGGTTGTGGGGGCAAGGGCCGGACGTGTGCAGCTGCTCGTTTGGAGGGGAGAGCTCGTCTCTCGCGTCCTTGCGGATCCCGATCGCAGTGACTTTCTCCAGAGGCTGGGCCATGGCTTGGATGCAGGGGAGCTGATGCGCTCTTTGAGGCGGAGGCTTTGTGAGTACCATCTTGGGCTCAGGAGCGAGTTTCCTCACGAGATCGGCCTTGTCTTAGGCTATCCTTTGGAGGATGTCATCGGCTTCATGAGCGGCAAGGAGGAGACCTGCCGTGGGCTCTGGCGAGTCTACGGAGATCCGGCACGCGCGCGAAGGCGCTTTGAGTTCTTGCGTCGTATCGAGCGACGTTGCCGCAACAGCTTTGCGTCGGGAATTTCTCTTGGCTGCCTGCTCGCGGAGCCATTGTTGGCATGA
- the eno gene encoding phosphopyruvate hydratase: protein MSEIIDVYGREVLDSRGNPTVEVEVALADGSVGRAIVPSGASTGEFEAVEMRDGDKDRYMGKGVLKAVSHANGECREAIVGLEATEQRAVDAALRAADGTDNKAKLGANAILGCSLATARAAASSVGQPLYAYLGGVNAHTLPTPMMNILNGGVHADNNVDFQEFMIMPVGAPDFKTALAWSAKVYHTLKNVLKEAHLSTGVGDEGGFAPDLKTNAEPFEYLMQAVKKAGFKPGDDFKFAMDPATSEFYNKETHMYELKGEGRKLSSDEMIDYWEELVDKYPIISIEDGLDEEDWDGWKKLTERLGKKVQLVGDDLFVTNTSRLKKGIDLGAANAILVKVNQIGTLTETLEAMQTAQRAGYTCIVSHRSGETEDTTIADLVVATNAGQIKTGAPARSDRVAKYNQLLRIEDALEGAADFAGKSAFYNLS, encoded by the coding sequence ATGAGCGAGATCATCGATGTCTATGGTCGTGAGGTTCTGGATTCCCGCGGCAATCCTACTGTCGAGGTGGAGGTTGCTCTTGCCGATGGCTCCGTAGGCCGTGCCATCGTTCCGTCTGGTGCGTCAACGGGCGAGTTCGAGGCCGTCGAGATGCGTGATGGCGATAAGGATCGTTACATGGGCAAAGGCGTCCTGAAGGCCGTATCCCATGCAAACGGTGAGTGTCGTGAGGCCATCGTTGGTCTTGAGGCTACCGAGCAGCGCGCCGTTGATGCGGCGCTTCGGGCGGCAGACGGCACTGACAACAAGGCCAAGCTTGGTGCTAACGCCATCTTGGGATGCTCGCTTGCAACTGCGCGCGCAGCTGCCAGTTCGGTCGGCCAGCCTCTTTATGCCTATCTGGGCGGCGTGAACGCCCACACCCTGCCTACCCCCATGATGAACATCCTCAATGGTGGTGTGCATGCGGATAACAACGTGGACTTCCAGGAGTTCATGATCATGCCCGTCGGTGCGCCTGACTTCAAGACGGCACTCGCATGGAGCGCAAAGGTCTACCACACCCTCAAGAATGTGCTCAAGGAGGCGCATCTCTCTACTGGTGTTGGTGATGAGGGCGGCTTTGCGCCTGACCTCAAGACTAACGCCGAGCCTTTCGAGTACCTGATGCAAGCGGTCAAGAAGGCTGGCTTCAAGCCGGGTGATGACTTCAAGTTTGCGATGGATCCCGCTACCTCAGAGTTCTACAACAAAGAGACCCATATGTACGAGCTGAAGGGTGAGGGACGTAAGCTCTCGAGTGACGAGATGATCGACTACTGGGAGGAGCTCGTCGATAAGTATCCCATCATCTCGATCGAGGACGGTCTCGACGAGGAGGACTGGGATGGCTGGAAGAAGCTCACTGAGCGTTTGGGCAAGAAGGTCCAGCTTGTAGGTGATGATCTCTTCGTTACCAATACCTCGCGTCTCAAGAAGGGCATCGATCTTGGTGCAGCTAACGCGATTCTCGTTAAGGTGAATCAGATTGGTACCCTAACCGAGACGCTCGAGGCTATGCAAACCGCACAGCGTGCGGGCTATACCTGCATCGTCTCCCATCGTTCAGGCGAGACAGAGGACACCACGATTGCCGACCTCGTCGTTGCCACGAATGCTGGCCAGATCAAGACGGGTGCGCCTGCTCGCTCCGACCGTGTGGCCAAGTACAACCAGCTTCTGCGCATTGAGGATGCACTTGAGGGTGCGGCAGATTTCGCTGGCAAGAGTGCCTTCTACAACCTGAGCTAG
- a CDS encoding zinc-ribbon domain-containing protein has protein sequence MTALFCPNCGAHLKEGQHFCMRCGCDIREWADVLDAPDALEKESEEQVAHAQDDRLATVPQTKGDDSPFERDANTAGEDPASAVSEDEEARHAAPEDKDEDAAKDVDTAEVNEGPTDPTEGDAEATDTAKDAHVEGARHAAPEDAAKGADPTGDSEGNDEEATDPTKDMHVEGARHAAPEEDTEKDTNPAEDNEEPLKPAKDAQAEMPAHEREEEGTSTDCDPESTSTLPVITHDPAAISLLPVSRHHPRLYKEESKAGHRHVLIFAFLTLAIVVAGLALGISSCRSKDFADPQAERVVPGGYHEDNDDASDGSGQSPLAAEKAAKDRERDRQAVKELYDELAALDEQVSACEAAYDEDYVADRDTRSGDSETVTQLTATIQKAQQRARGINIERRSDYHNQYQLELTCYQYLIDRMDLVAQMWALNLRYNYPQKYVEKLREIRIKAIREGETDVAPKVDYDRAYSEISL, from the coding sequence ATGACAGCACTCTTTTGTCCGAATTGTGGAGCGCACCTCAAAGAGGGACAGCACTTCTGCATGCGCTGCGGCTGCGACATCAGGGAATGGGCAGACGTCCTCGACGCCCCCGACGCCCTCGAGAAAGAAAGCGAGGAGCAGGTCGCGCACGCACAGGATGACCGTCTTGCCACTGTCCCCCAGACAAAAGGAGATGACAGCCCCTTTGAGCGTGACGCTAACACGGCAGGCGAAGATCCAGCGTCTGCGGTGTCCGAGGACGAGGAAGCACGCCATGCCGCGCCAGAGGACAAGGACGAGGACGCGGCGAAAGACGTAGACACCGCAGAAGTCAACGAGGGACCGACAGATCCGACGGAGGGGGACGCAGAGGCGACGGACACCGCAAAGGACGCGCATGTTGAGGGAGCACGGCACGCTGCGCCAGAAGACGCGGCGAAGGGCGCAGACCCCACTGGGGACAGCGAGGGGAACGACGAAGAAGCGACGGACCCTACGAAGGACATGCATGTTGAGGGAGCACGGCACGCCGCGCCAGAAGAGGACACCGAAAAGGACACAAACCCAGCAGAAGACAACGAGGAGCCGCTAAAGCCCGCAAAGGATGCGCAGGCAGAGATGCCGGCGCATGAGCGCGAAGAGGAGGGTACGTCCACGGACTGCGACCCCGAGTCTACCTCCACGCTCCCCGTCATCACTCACGACCCTGCGGCCATCTCCCTTCTGCCGGTCAGCCGCCACCACCCGCGCCTCTACAAGGAGGAGAGCAAGGCTGGTCACAGGCACGTCCTCATATTTGCGTTTCTGACCCTCGCAATCGTTGTCGCCGGTCTGGCCCTAGGCATCTCGAGCTGTCGCAGCAAGGACTTCGCCGACCCACAGGCGGAGCGCGTCGTGCCGGGCGGATACCACGAGGATAACGACGACGCATCCGACGGCTCGGGTCAGTCTCCCCTGGCCGCAGAGAAGGCCGCCAAGGACAGGGAGCGTGACCGACAGGCGGTGAAAGAACTCTATGACGAGCTTGCTGCCCTAGACGAGCAGGTCAGTGCCTGCGAGGCCGCCTATGACGAGGACTACGTCGCGGACAGGGACACACGCAGCGGCGACTCGGAGACCGTCACACAGCTTACGGCGACCATCCAGAAGGCACAACAACGGGCCAGGGGGATCAACATAGAGCGCAGGTCCGATTACCACAACCAGTACCAGCTTGAGCTTACGTGCTACCAGTACCTCATCGACCGCATGGACCTCGTCGCACAAATGTGGGCCCTCAACCTCAGGTACAACTACCCTCAGAAATACGTCGAGAAACTCCGCGAGATTCGCATCAAAGCGATACGCGAGGGAGAGACGGACGTCGCCCCCAAGGTAGACTACGACAGGGCCTACTCCGAGATCTCGCTCTAA
- a CDS encoding helix-turn-helix transcriptional regulator, giving the protein MSGNELGLRLRRLRRLAGKTQSVVAAEIGVSKATYSSWETGRNEVRWHFVVPLCRSLSCTPNDMFDYGNDDSDDRSGKLFHRLDDAYFDFINLYERTPVNIRGAVRVIMEGTAKARIPRRPRRGPG; this is encoded by the coding sequence ATGTCTGGGAATGAGCTGGGCCTGAGGCTGAGAAGGCTGCGTAGGCTCGCGGGCAAGACGCAGTCGGTGGTCGCAGCCGAGATCGGGGTCTCCAAGGCGACGTACAGCTCATGGGAGACGGGCAGAAACGAGGTGAGGTGGCACTTTGTGGTTCCGCTCTGTAGGAGTCTCTCCTGCACGCCCAACGACATGTTCGACTATGGCAATGACGATAGCGACGATCGCTCGGGAAAGCTGTTTCACAGGCTCGATGACGCCTACTTCGACTTCATCAACCTCTATGAGCGCACGCCGGTCAACATCCGTGGTGCCGTCAGGGTGATCATGGAGGGTACTGCCAAGGCGCGCATCCCGCGCAGGCCTCGGCGCGGTCCTGGCTAG
- a CDS encoding LysR family transcriptional regulator, translating to MRLQQLRYIIAIAESGSINAAAHSLFVSQSSLSVTVHDLERELGVQIFERSSRGISLTSDGVEFLGYARQVVEQADLLESRYATGGTPHRRLSVSSQHYAFAVQAFIDFVAEHDVPGCQFTLRETRTANIIDDVRSFRGDLGILYLSTSTERALRRRLDESGLVFTSLFKAKPHVFVREGHPLATREVVRVRELANFPRYTFEQGSESSLYLSEEPLSTLAHDRQIVASDRATMTSLLKGYDGFLISTGVRSDEMYAGIASIPLETDEIMNVGYVVHGERRLSELAEAYIEKLTERIVGFKDESVLVPSRQALRRAEQSDESDGESDEVTAKSDGAVADASHA from the coding sequence ATGAGGCTCCAGCAGCTGCGCTACATCATCGCCATCGCCGAGAGCGGCTCGATCAACGCCGCCGCACACAGCTTGTTCGTCTCGCAGTCCAGCCTCTCTGTGACAGTACACGACCTGGAACGGGAGCTAGGCGTCCAGATCTTCGAGCGCTCCTCGCGCGGCATCTCGCTCACAAGCGACGGCGTGGAGTTTCTGGGCTACGCACGTCAGGTCGTCGAGCAGGCCGACCTGCTCGAGAGTCGCTATGCCACGGGAGGCACGCCACACAGAAGACTCTCCGTCTCGTCACAACACTACGCCTTCGCCGTCCAGGCCTTCATCGACTTTGTCGCCGAGCACGACGTGCCCGGGTGCCAGTTCACGCTCAGGGAAACGCGCACGGCAAACATCATCGACGACGTCCGCAGCTTTAGGGGCGACCTTGGGATTCTCTACCTCTCGACCTCGACGGAGCGTGCGCTCAGAAGGCGACTTGACGAGTCAGGCCTCGTCTTCACGTCGCTCTTCAAGGCCAAGCCGCACGTCTTCGTGAGGGAGGGACACCCGCTCGCCACGCGCGAGGTCGTACGCGTCAGGGAGCTCGCGAACTTTCCGCGCTACACCTTTGAGCAGGGCTCCGAGAGTTCGCTGTACCTCTCGGAGGAGCCACTCTCGACGCTCGCGCACGACCGACAGATCGTGGCAAGCGACCGCGCCACGATGACGAGCCTGCTCAAGGGCTATGACGGCTTTCTCATCTCGACGGGTGTGCGCTCAGACGAGATGTACGCAGGCATTGCCTCGATCCCACTCGAGACCGACGAGATCATGAACGTGGGCTACGTGGTGCATGGCGAGCGCAGGCTGAGCGAGCTAGCCGAGGCATACATCGAGAAGCTCACCGAGCGCATCGTGGGCTTCAAGGACGAGTCGGTGCTCGTGCCGTCGAGGCAGGCGCTGAGGAGGGCGGAACAGAGCGACGAGAGCGACGGGGAGTCAGACGAGGTGACTGCGAAGTCAGACGGGGCGGTCGCAGATGCCTCTCACGCGTAG